The Apium graveolens cultivar Ventura chromosome 10, ASM990537v1, whole genome shotgun sequence nucleotide sequence AGTACTACGTGGATAGTGAATGGCTCCAGAAATAACAAGTTTTCGCTGACCATCGAATAACAGTGATGTGCTGTCATAAGTAACGTTAAGTGCAGTTGAAGCTATACAAATTGACAGTAAAAAAAGGCTTAGAAACACAGATTTGATCCACATTGTATGAATGGGGGAAGAAAAAGATGAGAAATATTTTGTGCAGCAAGAGTTGTAGTATATATAGTGAACAACAGTCCATCGATAAGTGAAACTTTAGATAAACACTACTTGCTACCCAATCTTTGGACGTTAATATACTTCCTTTTTTCAGGGGATCACAATAGTTTGTTTTATGATTATTTAAAGAGTCCTTCTGAAACTGAAAGATAAGAAGAAGATTACAATTTAAATCCAAACTGGTGCAGATAACATTCATTTTCTGTTAAGAACACTATAATAATATATATTCTTTCAAAGAAATAACACTAAAATAATATACATAATTGAGCTCATCTTCATCAAAAACTTAATAAcattttcgagaaaaatcaagaaattaaCAATATTTTCGTTTGTTACATTGTTGAAGCCTATACAACTAAGTGATTATCATGTGTATGATAAAACAATTTTACAGgatattttcagaaaaaaactAACGGGATATGAACTTCTTAACTCTTTTGGAACGGATATTCTAATTATTAAAAAAAGTATGTATTGGCGGGGATATCTGGATCAGCTGCCACAAATAAGGCCCAGATTGAATAAAAAGCCCAAGCACGCGTCATTTGTGTTAATGTACTTTTAAGTTTTATCTCACGCGCCATCCTCGCGATAAGCCAATTATTTCCATTACCACCACGTGGCAGTTGCAATGCTACGTGTTAATTTTACAGCTAGCGACTATAGTACGTGTCACAACCACGATGCCCCTCATTACCCCCAGTTTCGAAACTGCTCTTGTATATATTCAATTTCCTCATCCAAGCATCACATAGACACAAATAATACTCTGTGCTACAAGTATTTACTTTGAACGaacaaataattatatttatacaagcaactgttgtttggttttTGATCGGAAAAGATGGCGTCAGGTAAAGATGTGAGAGCTGCAAAGGAAGAGACTGCTCAGGCTGCTGCAGAGCTGAAAGATGTGAACAGAGACAGAGAAGAACGAGGTGTTAAAGTTGTCGAACATCAGGAACAAACAAGTGGTGGTCCTGGTGTTATTGGCAGCATTTTGAAGTCTGTTCAGGGGACTCTGGGACAGGCTAAAGAGGCTGTGGTTGGAAAAGCTCATGATACTGCAGAGGTGTCCAGGGAGAATACGGATTATGCTTATGATAAGGGGAGAGAAACTAGAGATGTGACCGGGCAGAAGGCGGAGGAGGCCAAAAAGAAGGCTGCTGAGTATAAGGATTATACTGCCGAGAAGGCCAAGGAAGCTAAAGATACTACTGCTGAGAAGACCAAAGAGGCTAAGGATACTGCTGCTGAGAAATCCAAAGAGGCTAAGGATACTGCTGCTGAGAAAGCCAAAGAGGCTAAGGATACTACTGCGGGGAAGGCTGGTGAATATAAGGACTATGCCGCTCAGAAGGCTGCTGAGGCTAAGGACACTACCGTGGGGAAGGCCGGTGAGTACAAGGATTATGCGGCTCAGAAGGCGGCTGAGGCTAAGGATACCACTGTGGGGAAGGCTGGAGAGTATAAGGATTATACTGCAGAAAAAGCAAAAGAGGCCAAGGATACTACTATGGGAAAGGCTGGTGAGTATAAGGATTATGCGGCTCAGAAGGCTGCCGAGGCTAAGGATACTACTCTAGGTAAGGCCGGTGAGTACAAGGATTATGCAGCTCAGAAGGCGGCTGAGGCTAAAGATACTACAGCTCAGAAGGCAGCTGAGTACAAGGATACTACTATGGGGAAGGCGGGTGAGTATAAGGATTATGCGGCTCAGAAGGCGGCTGAAGCTAAGGACACTACTATGGGTAAGGCAGGGGAGTACAAGGATTACACGGCTGAGAAGGCTAAGGAAGGAAAAGACACCAGTGTTGGAAAGATGACAGAGTTGAAAGATTCAGCTGCAGATGCGGCGAGGAAAGCCATGGATATGTTTCTTGGCAAGAAAGAGGAAGTTAAACACAAGGCAGGAGAGACGGCCGAGGTTGCCAAGGTAAGTGATTATTACTATAATTTGCTCCTGTTTTAAGTTAGTGATTGGATACTACTAATTAGATGTATTTGTTTAGTGATTGAATACTAATTAAATGTGTAAAAATGTACTACGTTTCACTTGCTGAAAGAGTGAGCTGTGTGTAGGAAAAATACGAAGACACTGAATTTTCTGCAAGAAAGAAAATGGAGGAGTTGACGTTGCAAGAAGAGGGTGTTAAAGATGAAGCCAAACAGAGGGCTGAGGCTGATAGAGAAACTACTGGTGATAGGTAAATACCTTGCTAAGAACTAAAATGAGGATAAAGTAATCAATATCTGCAATCATATCATATTCGGTATAATGCATTGGTTCTGTGTTTATATATGTGAGGTGCAATTATAGTACAATATAGTAAGTGTTAGATTTTGTTGGATTAGATGCATTATTTCCATGTACTATTTGAGTTGCACCATCAGTCTAGAGTTGATATGAGGATGATGATGCTACATCTGTGTGTGAATGGCATGGCAGGGGAAGTGCTGGAAAGAGTAGCATATTTGGTGCAATGGGAAGTGTAAAGGATGCGATAGTAGGGAAATTGACAATGCCTAGTGAAATTGTCAAGGAAAAGCAGCAGCAGGAGGCAGTAGCAACTACTGGAGAAACGAGGCCGGGAGCGGTGGCGGAAGCTCTGAAGGCAGCTGATCAGATGCATGGTCAGGCATTCAACGACGTTGGTAGGATGGGAGACGAGGATGTGGATGTTACAATCGTAGAGCGCAAAGAGACGCGGCAGGGGAAGATGTGAAGGGAGGGATGCAATAGACTACTTTCTGGTTTCAGCTGCCAAGTTGATGTAGTAGTCTGATGGGTTCCTGTTTCTTTGTTGTTTCTTTGTTGTCAACTTGTTTATTACTATTATGTTGTTGTTTGTGGCACCGTGGCTTGGTAATTGTGTAAGTATTTGTACACTACTGCCTAATTTCATCCTTGTATTGTATGTTTGTTCTTATTCTTATGCTTTTCTGTTTCAATATGTTTTCTGCGTGTTCCTCAATGCAAAATGGTTCCGATATTTTGTTCCGGTAAATGTCGCAGAGTGTCAGAAATTCTAAATTCTACAGGATATTGGTTTCGTTCATTTCATGCGGTATTGGGATTGGGTTCATGAGGTGTCGGGCTTGGGTTCATTTGTTCAGGCATCATGTGGACGGGGCTACCAACCCTACCCCTCAGGACTTCAAATGAACAAGTTCGTGGATAAAATTCGGATTCACGAGTTTAAGTAAACTCGGCTCGATTCTTAAAAAAATGAGCCAAATAAGCTGAGTTGAGCTTTTTACGTGTTTGGACTCGGCTCAAACTCGATAACTCAGCTCACGTAAAGTttgtatatattataaataataaataaataataaatactaGCCTAAAATTGTGTGATGGACTAATTTTAAtcttatataatttttaaatttaattttaagtaaaaattttaagctatgaaatttaattattaaacttttttaataatataatttgataataattttaaatttatacatgtataatttaatattttagtttaaaaaaaataagaataattGATCAACTAATTATATTAATATGTTTAATTTTAGTGTAGAATAAtactatatattattttatttttaatttcaggCCCGTTATATCAACtgaataaattatatttaatttattataattatattttaactctaggtgaatattattttattttaagttgaatagataatatattttattttagcgTGATGACATTATATTAATCAACTTATTatatttcaaattttatttttgttgtaACCCggtttaataaatattttttagctTAATCcgtaatatttattattttgttttaacatGAGGTAATAAATATTTGTTTTAGTCTCAGACCCGTTATTTCAACTAAATCTAATTAATTATATATAGTTTCTTGTTTAATTATATTTAGCCCGGGGTAAATAGGTAAATATTATTTTCTCATACATCGAATGgataatatatttaatttttttttagtttAATGACATTAAATAAGCTAAACGATTTTctttcaaatatttatttttgttttagcCCGTTTAATATTGGGCTTGGGTTCATTTGTTCATTTGTTCAGGCATAATATGGACTGGGCTACCAACCCCACACCCCCACACCCATGCTCAGGACTTCAAATGAACAAAGTCATTCAGGCTCGTGAATTAAATTCGGGATTGACTTGTTTAAGTGAACTCGGCTCGATTAGTAAAAAAATGAGTCACTGTTGCTCATGAAAATGAGCccgaataaataaataaacaagctGAGTTGAGTTTTTTACGTGTTCGGACTCGGCTCGGACTCGACTCGTTTAGCTTGGACTCGGCTCGAACTCGATAACTCGGCTCGAGTAAAGTTCGTATATATTACAAATAATAAATACTACCCTAAAATCCGTGCGATGCactaattttaatattttataatttttaaatttaattttaagtaaaaaatttaagttatgaaatttaattattaatttttttaataatataatttgataataattttaaatatatacatgtataatttaatattttagttTTAGAAAAATAAGAATAATTGATCAACTAATTATATTAATTTGTTTAATTTTAGCGTAGAATAAtactatatattattttattttaatttcggGCCCGTTATATCAACTGgataattaaatttaatttattataattatatttgaACTCTAggtgaatattattttattttaagttgAATAGATAATATATTTTGTTTTAGCGTGATGATATTATATCAATCAACTTATTAgatttcaaattttatttttgttgtaACTCGGTTCAATAAATATTTTTAGCTTAATTTGTAAtatctattattttattttaacatgAGGTAATAAATTTTGGTTTTAGTCCCAGGcccgttatatcaaccaaatctaactaattatatatagtttcttatttaattatattttagccTGGGGTAAATAGGTAAATATTATTTTCTCATACATCGAATGgataatatatttaattttgttttagtcTGATGACATTAAATGAGCTAAACGATTTTctttcaaatatttatttttgttttagcccgtttaatattttgttttagcctgatgacattatatcgatcaaatgaattttctttaaaaaaatttattggtCTTTATTATTTTGTATTAGTTTGAGACTTAAAATAgtctatttttaatttttatttcatattggatcaattgtataattttgtttagcccgACCCGGttgaatattatatattattttgtttaaaccAAGTTCATTGaacatattataattttatttgtatttatataattctatttttaataataatatgtttatgagagtgttttattttaaatattgttATAATTACGGTGACCAGACCGACTAACATCCAAACTTTCATTGTTTGTGCTAGTTATTGAGTAATTCCCCTTGACCTCCTTCTATTATATTTCAGAACTATATATACAGACTAAGGGAATCTTGGTTGTAATTACAGAAGATATCCTTGTTGTAATTACTAGAGATTTGTCTAACTGTCCCAGATGATTGCCTAGCTGTCCTACAGTAATTACAAAGATTACAATAATATAACTGAACATCAATCAACCAATGATATACATAATTATATTTACTATCACACCCCCTCAGTCGAAGTAAGGTAAGGAGGAACAGTGAGACTGGAACGAAATTCTGTGAACAAGGAGGAAGGTAGACCTTTGGTGAAGATATCGGCATATTGAGATGAGGAAGGAACATGCAGAACACGAACCTGACCAACAGAAACCTTTTCACGTACAAAATGGATGTCCATCTCAACGTGTTTATTACGTTGGTGCTGCACAGGATTGCATGACAAATAAACTGCACTGACATTATCACAATAGACCAGGGTCGCTTTTTGGATGGGTTGGTGTAGCTCTAGTAGTAAATTCATGATCCAGGAGGTATCTGCAACAACGTTGCCAACACCTCGATATTCTGCCTCGGCAGAGGAGTGGGACATCGTTGGTTGTCGTTTATAGGACAAAGAGATCAAATTGTTATCCAATAACACATAGTACCCAGACGTGGAACGACGAGTGTCAGGGCACCCGCCCTAATCAGCGTCAGAGTATGCTATCAAGTTAGGGGAAGATGAACTTGAAAGATGGAGGTCATACTCAAGAGTTCCCTTAATATATCTGAGAATACGTTTCATGGCAGCAAGGTGGGGCTCTCGCGGGGCATGCATGAATAAGCAAATTTGTTGAACAGCGTAACTAAGGTCAAGTCGAGTGAATGTCAAATATTGAAGGGCACCGACAAGGCTCCGATAAGAAGATGGATCGGATAGTGGGTCCCCTAAATCAGCACTTAGCATGTTATTGGTATCAACAGGTGTTTGAATTGGTTTACAATTATCCATCTTAGCCTGTGAAGAATATCCTCAGCGTACTTCTGCTGAGAAAAAAATATTTGATCACCCGTTCTACGAGCTGAAATACCCAAAAAGTAACTTAGTGGCCCCAAATCAGTCATAGAGAACTCTGAACTCAAAGTGGAGATGATATTTTGAATGAATGCTGGAGAAGAGGCAGTGAGgaaaatatcatctacatacacaAGAAGATATGCAGTATCACCCCCATGCTTGTAAATGAACAAAGAATTGTCACATTTACTGCTTACAAAACCCATCTTTGTTATAAATATGGCAAATCGTTGATACCAACAACGTGGAGCCTGTTTTAGACCATATAAAGACTTCTGAAGTAGACATACATGTGACGGGAATAAATGGTCAACAAATCCCGAAGGTTGATGCATGTAGACAGTTTCTTTCAAATCCCCGTGTAGAAAGGCATTTTTGACGTCAAGTTGACGAATTTTCCAAGATTGAGAGAGGGAAAGACTAAGTACAGTTCGAACAGTGGCTGGTTTCACAACAGGACTAAAAGTCTCATCACAGTCAACCCCAACCTCTTGAGATCGACCATTAACCACCAAACGAGCCTTATAGCGTTGCAAGTTGCCAttagaattaaacacttaaacaACTACATACACCGGATAATATTAGAATTAGTAGGACATGGGACCAAATCTTAAGTACCATTTTTAATCAATGCATTATATTCCTCTTGCATGGCAACATTCCAATTAGGGTCTTCAAAGGCACTAAGATGGGAGCAAGGCAAGGGAGAGAGATAAGTGGTGTGTAGATTATATTGGTTTGTTGTTTAGGATCGGGTAATTATTCGATGTTGGCGAATAGGAGGAGGTTGGGGCTGTCTGTTTGGAGGCTGTTTAGGAGCACGACTGTAGACCAATAGAGGTCGAGATGGTAGCGGAGGGTCTTTATTTTATTGGTGGACGGGTCAATTGGTCGGTGTAGGTGTAGGTGGGGAGTGAGAACCTGGGATGGTCATGAAATGCTCTGACAAATATGGAGAAGGTGTATCGTCAGCTAAAAACTTATACGATGAGGAGGGAACATTGTCTATCTTTGAAAAAGGAAAAATATCCTCGTCAAAAGTGACATGACGGGAGATATAAAGTTTATGAGCGGACAAGTCTAGACAATAGTAACCCCGATGAGAAATGGGATAACCAAGGAAAACACAAGGAGTAGAACGAGGGGACAACTTGTGAGGGGCCGTAGCACTCAAGTTGGGAAAACAAAGACATCCAAATGTTTTGAGATGAGAGTAAGAAGGTGAACGAAGGTACAAAGAATGAGtatgag carries:
- the LOC141693076 gene encoding uncharacterized protein LOC141693076, which codes for MASGKDVRAAKEETAQAAAELKDVNRDREERGVKVVEHQEQTSGGPGVIGSILKSVQGTLGQAKEAVVGKAHDTAEVSRENTDYAYDKGRETRDVTGQKAEEAKKKAAEYKDYTAEKAKEAKDTTAEKTKEAKDTAAEKSKEAKDTAAEKAKEAKDTTAGKAGEYKDYAAQKAAEAKDTTVGKAGEYKDYAAQKAAEAKDTTVGKAGEYKDYTAEKAKEAKDTTMGKAGEYKDYAAQKAAEAKDTTLGKAGEYKDYAAQKAAEAKDTTAQKAAEYKDTTMGKAGEYKDYAAQKAAEAKDTTMGKAGEYKDYTAEKAKEGKDTSVGKMTELKDSAADAARKAMDMFLGKKEEVKHKAGETAEVAKEKYEDTEFSARKKMEELTLQEEGVKDEAKQRAEADRETTGDRGSAGKSSIFGAMGSVKDAIVGKLTMPSEIVKEKQQQEAVATTGETRPGAVAEALKAADQMHGQAFNDVGRMGDEDVDVTIVERKETRQGKM